From a single Pseudomonas serboccidentalis genomic region:
- a CDS encoding GNAT family N-acetyltransferase — MHIDYLCDHPHLIEELAALNFKEWGEFRDGDTLEARTVRMRAACGKGAIPCAVVAIEDGRLLGGALLIDSDMKIRPQLTPWLAGVYVKAEDRGRGVASQLVNRIVDEAAALGVSQLYLYTDAAQSLYARLGWEVIEDLLYDDLPVTVMKFVIQR; from the coding sequence ATGCACATCGACTACCTGTGCGATCACCCGCATCTGATTGAGGAACTGGCCGCGCTCAATTTCAAGGAATGGGGCGAATTCCGTGACGGCGATACCCTTGAGGCCCGTACCGTGCGCATGCGCGCGGCTTGCGGCAAGGGCGCGATTCCCTGCGCGGTGGTGGCCATTGAAGACGGCAGATTGCTCGGTGGCGCGCTGCTGATCGACAGTGACATGAAGATCCGCCCGCAACTGACGCCGTGGCTGGCGGGGGTCTATGTGAAGGCTGAGGATCGCGGGCGCGGAGTCGCATCGCAGCTGGTCAACAGGATTGTCGATGAGGCGGCGGCGCTGGGCGTGTCGCAGTTGTATCTGTACACCGACGCGGCGCAATCGCTGTACGCGCGACTGGGTTGGGAGGTGATCGAGGATCTGCTGTACGACGATCTGCCGGTGACGGTGATGAAGTTTGTCATCCAGCGCTGA
- a CDS encoding sulfite exporter TauE/SafE family protein, with amino-acid sequence MELANFGLIIAGLVVGFIVGMTGVGGGSLMTPILLWFGINPATAVGTDLLYAAITKSSGVLVHKKNNNIDWAITGWLTLGSVPAVAMTLWFLSTLHTAPEAMNAIIKQALGFVLFATALAILFKKRLLEFAHKRAGGNYNPSGVRLNVMTVITGLILGTMVALTSIGAGALGTVALFILYPLLPTRRLVGTEIAHAVPLTLVAGLGHASMGNMDWGVLAFLLMGSLPGIWLGSHLTGRISDELLRPCLATMLLLIGYKLAF; translated from the coding sequence ATGGAATTGGCAAATTTCGGCCTGATCATCGCCGGGCTGGTGGTGGGTTTTATTGTCGGCATGACCGGCGTCGGCGGTGGTTCGTTGATGACGCCGATCCTGCTGTGGTTCGGCATCAACCCGGCAACCGCAGTGGGCACTGACCTGTTGTACGCAGCCATTACCAAATCCAGTGGCGTGCTCGTTCACAAAAAGAACAACAACATCGACTGGGCCATCACCGGTTGGCTGACTCTGGGCAGCGTACCGGCGGTCGCCATGACCTTGTGGTTCCTCAGCACCCTGCACACCGCGCCCGAGGCGATGAACGCGATCATCAAACAAGCCCTGGGCTTTGTGCTGTTCGCCACGGCGCTGGCGATTCTGTTCAAGAAACGCTTGCTGGAATTCGCTCACAAACGCGCCGGCGGCAACTACAACCCGAGCGGCGTGCGCCTGAATGTGATGACGGTGATCACCGGTCTGATCCTCGGCACCATGGTCGCCCTGACCTCGATCGGGGCCGGCGCCCTCGGCACAGTCGCGTTGTTCATCCTCTATCCGCTGCTACCGACCCGCCGCCTGGTCGGCACCGAAATCGCCCACGCCGTGCCACTGACCCTGGTCGCCGGCCTCGGCCACGCGAGCATGGGCAACATGGATTGGGGCGTGCTGGCCTTTCTGTTGATGGGTTCGCTGCCGGGCATCTGGCTCGGCAGCCACCTGACCGGGCGCATTTCCGATGAATTGCTGCGCCCGTGCCTGGCGACCATGCTGCTGTTGATCGGCTACAAACTGGCGTTCTGA
- a CDS encoding LysR family transcriptional regulator — MIRPQLPLNALRAFEASARHLSFTRAAVELCVTQAAVSHQVKSLEAQLNVTLFKRLPRGLMLTGEGETLLPVLTTSFDHIAQMLERLAGGQYRETLTVGAVGTFAVGWLLPRLADFEAKHPLVDLRLSTHNNRVDVAAEGLDYAIRFGAGAWHGIEATRLLDAPLSVLCVPEIARQLHTPGDLLQQRLLRSYRTDEWPEWFHAAGLATHAAPPQSIVFDSSLAMMEAALQGSGVALAPPLMFARQLAADVIRQPFAIEITTGSYWLTRLQSRSETAAMTAFKQWLLQITA; from the coding sequence ATGATTCGACCTCAATTGCCGCTCAATGCACTGCGCGCGTTCGAAGCTTCGGCGCGGCATCTGAGCTTTACCCGTGCCGCCGTGGAGCTGTGCGTGACCCAGGCGGCGGTGAGCCATCAGGTCAAAAGCCTCGAAGCGCAACTCAACGTCACCCTGTTCAAGCGCCTGCCACGCGGGCTGATGCTCACCGGTGAAGGCGAAACCCTGTTGCCGGTGCTGACGACCTCGTTCGATCACATTGCGCAGATGCTCGAACGTCTGGCCGGTGGACAATACCGCGAAACGTTGACCGTCGGGGCGGTGGGGACGTTCGCGGTCGGCTGGTTGTTGCCGCGGCTGGCGGACTTTGAGGCGAAACATCCGCTGGTCGACTTGCGCCTGTCGACGCACAACAATCGGGTCGACGTCGCTGCCGAAGGGCTGGATTATGCGATTCGTTTCGGTGCCGGGGCGTGGCATGGCATCGAGGCCACGCGACTGCTCGACGCTCCACTGTCGGTGCTGTGCGTGCCGGAAATCGCCCGGCAACTGCACACGCCGGGGGATCTGCTGCAGCAGCGCTTGCTGCGCTCCTATCGCACCGATGAATGGCCGGAATGGTTTCACGCTGCCGGCCTGGCGACCCACGCGGCACCGCCGCAGAGCATTGTGTTCGACTCATCGCTGGCGATGATGGAGGCCGCGCTGCAGGGCAGCGGGGTGGCGCTGGCGCCGCCGTTGATGTTCGCCCGGCAACTGGCGGCGGACGTGATTCGCCAGCCGTTTGCGATTGAAATCACCACCGGCAGCTATTGGCTGACGCGGTTGCAATCGCGGTCGGAAACGGCGGCGATGACGGCGTTCAAACAGTGGCTGCTACAAATCACTGCCTGA
- the gudD gene encoding glucarate dehydratase, whose protein sequence is MTAHDTAKAPIITDMQVIPVAGHDGMLLNLSGAHGPFFTRNIVILKDNAGHTGVGEVPGGERIRQTLEDARSLVIGSPIGNYQRILNQVRQTFAERDAGGRGLQTFDLRITIHAVTGLEAALLDLLGQYLDVPVAALLGEGQQRNEVKMLGYLFYVGDQRETSLAYRREPDADNDWFRVRHEKAMTAEAVVRLAEAAQAKYGFKDFKLKGGVLSGDAEIEAVTALAERFPDARITLDPNGAWSLKEAIRLCRDQHHVLAYAEDPCGAENGYSGREVMAEFRRATGLKTATNMIATDWREMGHAIQLQSVDIPLADPHFWTMQGSVRVAQLCHEWGLTWGSHSNNHFDISLAMFTHVAAAAPGDITAIDTHWIWQDGQRLTKAPLQIVDGCVQVPTKPGLGVELDMDQLAKAHELYKGMGLGARDDSVAMQFLIPGWTFDNKRPCLVR, encoded by the coding sequence ATGACTGCACACGACACCGCCAAAGCACCGATCATCACTGACATGCAGGTCATTCCGGTGGCCGGTCACGACGGCATGCTGCTCAATCTGAGCGGCGCCCATGGGCCGTTTTTCACCCGCAACATCGTCATTCTCAAAGACAACGCCGGTCACACCGGCGTCGGTGAAGTGCCCGGTGGCGAACGCATCCGCCAGACGCTGGAAGACGCCCGCAGCCTGGTGATCGGCAGCCCCATCGGCAACTATCAGAGAATCCTCAATCAGGTGCGCCAGACCTTCGCCGAGCGTGATGCCGGCGGTCGTGGCCTGCAGACGTTCGACCTGCGCATCACCATCCACGCCGTCACCGGGCTCGAAGCCGCCCTGCTCGACTTGCTCGGCCAATACCTCGACGTACCGGTTGCGGCATTGCTCGGCGAAGGCCAGCAACGCAATGAAGTGAAGATGCTCGGTTATCTGTTCTACGTTGGCGATCAGCGCGAAACCAGCCTCGCCTACCGCCGCGAACCGGACGCCGATAACGACTGGTTCCGCGTGCGACACGAGAAGGCCATGACCGCCGAAGCGGTGGTGCGCCTGGCCGAAGCCGCCCAAGCGAAATACGGCTTCAAGGACTTCAAACTCAAGGGCGGCGTACTCAGTGGCGATGCGGAAATCGAAGCCGTGACAGCGCTGGCCGAACGCTTCCCGGACGCGCGCATCACCCTTGATCCGAACGGCGCCTGGTCACTGAAAGAAGCGATCCGCCTGTGCCGCGACCAGCATCACGTGCTGGCTTACGCCGAAGACCCGTGCGGTGCGGAAAACGGTTACTCAGGGCGCGAAGTCATGGCCGAATTCCGCCGCGCCACCGGGCTGAAGACGGCGACCAACATGATCGCCACCGACTGGCGCGAGATGGGCCACGCGATCCAGTTGCAGTCGGTGGACATTCCGCTGGCCGACCCGCACTTCTGGACCATGCAGGGCTCGGTGCGTGTCGCGCAGTTGTGCCATGAGTGGGGGCTGACCTGGGGTTCGCACTCCAACAACCACTTCGATATCTCCCTGGCGATGTTTACCCATGTCGCGGCGGCGGCACCGGGTGACATCACCGCCATCGACACCCACTGGATCTGGCAGGACGGCCAGCGCCTGACCAAGGCGCCGCTACAGATTGTCGACGGCTGTGTGCAGGTGCCAACCAAACCGGGGCTGGGCGTGGAGCTGGACATGGATCAACTGGCCAAGGCCCACGAACTCTACAAAGGCATGGGCCTCGGCGCACGGGATGACAGCGTGGCGATGCAGTTCTTGATTCCGGGGTGGACGTTCGATAACAAGCGGCCGTGCCTGGTGCGTTGA
- a CDS encoding MFS transporter — translation MKTSVSGMNEGVDSTLASAISKVKRHVLPLFVIMFIVNYIDRVNIGFVRTHMEHDLGIGAAAYGFGAGLFFIGYALFEVPSNMLLQKVGARIWLTRIMLTWGLVAAGMAFIQNETHFYILRFLLGVAEAGFFPGVIYYFTRWLPGAERGKAIAIFLSGSAVASLISGPLSGLLLQINGLGMHGWQWMYFIEGMFSVGLCVFVWFWLDAKPHDAKWLTRAEQDALVTAIDDEQKAREAATPIRPSMGKLLKDRQIILFCLIYFFIQLTIYAATFWLPSIIKKMGEMSDFQVGLFNSIPWLLSIIGMYAFAAFSAKWKHQQAWVATALLIAAAGMFMSTTGGPIFAFVAICFAALGFKSASSLFWPIPQAYLDARIAAAVIALINSVGNLGGFVAPTTFGLLEEHTGSIQGGLYGLAATSIIAAIIVFAARTTPKSAADLAVAEAAAKHA, via the coding sequence GTGAAAACCTCCGTCTCCGGGATGAACGAGGGCGTCGACTCGACACTCGCCTCTGCCATCTCGAAAGTGAAACGCCACGTCCTGCCGCTCTTCGTGATCATGTTCATCGTCAATTACATTGACCGGGTGAACATCGGTTTCGTCCGCACCCACATGGAACACGATCTGGGCATTGGTGCCGCCGCCTACGGCTTCGGTGCCGGCCTGTTCTTCATCGGTTACGCGCTGTTCGAAGTCCCGTCCAACATGCTCTTGCAGAAAGTCGGCGCGCGTATCTGGCTGACCCGCATCATGCTCACCTGGGGTCTGGTCGCCGCCGGCATGGCGTTCATCCAGAACGAAACGCACTTTTACATCCTGCGTTTCCTGCTCGGCGTGGCCGAGGCCGGGTTCTTTCCCGGGGTGATCTACTACTTCACCCGCTGGCTGCCGGGAGCCGAACGCGGCAAGGCGATCGCGATTTTCCTCAGCGGTTCGGCAGTCGCCTCGCTGATCTCCGGCCCGCTGTCCGGCCTGCTGTTGCAGATCAACGGCCTGGGCATGCACGGCTGGCAGTGGATGTACTTCATCGAAGGGATGTTTTCGGTCGGGCTCTGTGTGTTCGTCTGGTTCTGGCTCGATGCCAAACCCCACGACGCCAAATGGCTGACCCGCGCCGAACAGGATGCGCTGGTCACGGCCATCGACGATGAACAGAAGGCCCGCGAAGCCGCGACGCCGATCCGGCCATCGATGGGCAAACTGCTCAAGGACCGGCAGATCATTCTGTTTTGCCTGATCTACTTTTTCATCCAGTTGACGATCTACGCCGCAACGTTCTGGCTGCCTAGCATCATCAAGAAAATGGGCGAAATGAGTGACTTCCAGGTCGGGTTGTTCAACTCGATTCCGTGGTTGCTGTCGATCATCGGCATGTACGCCTTCGCAGCCTTCTCGGCCAAGTGGAAGCACCAGCAGGCCTGGGTGGCGACCGCGCTGTTGATCGCGGCGGCGGGAATGTTCATGTCCACCACCGGCGGGCCGATCTTCGCCTTTGTCGCGATCTGTTTTGCGGCACTGGGCTTCAAATCCGCTTCGTCACTGTTCTGGCCGATTCCGCAGGCGTATCTGGACGCGCGGATCGCCGCAGCGGTGATTGCGCTGATCAATTCGGTGGGCAACCTCGGCGGCTTCGTCGCGCCGACCACTTTCGGCCTGCTCGAAGAGCACACCGGCTCGATTCAAGGCGGTCTCTACGGTTTGGCCGCGACCTCGATCATCGCCGCAATCATCGTCTTCGCCGCGCGCACCACCCCCAAGTCCGCTGCTGACCTCGCCGTGGCCGAAGCCGCGGCGAAACACGCCTGA
- a CDS encoding DUF4174 domain-containing protein, which translates to MLIRSLTLTLLLAIAGPLFAADNDSPIAGDLGRSRPLIVIASSTVDPVWVGLKKSLEDPANKKGVTDRNIKVYTILNMAGQLDGKDLGQQDTMALLRSLKLGAGAYPKVFLLGKDGETKLSASGDEAKSVDLKKVFDTVDALPASEKDIAPPTVAAPATTEPTTKKGEKGAKATKPAKPSKPPEMPDD; encoded by the coding sequence ATGCTCATCAGGTCACTGACCCTGACACTCTTGCTGGCGATTGCCGGCCCCTTGTTCGCCGCAGACAACGATTCGCCCATCGCCGGGGACCTGGGCAGATCCCGACCGTTGATCGTGATTGCTTCAAGCACCGTCGACCCGGTGTGGGTGGGGCTGAAAAAGTCGCTGGAAGATCCGGCGAACAAGAAGGGCGTCACCGATCGCAACATCAAGGTCTACACCATTCTCAATATGGCCGGACAGCTCGACGGCAAGGACCTCGGCCAGCAGGACACCATGGCCCTGTTGCGTTCGCTGAAGCTGGGCGCCGGGGCGTACCCGAAAGTGTTCCTGCTCGGCAAGGACGGCGAGACCAAACTCTCGGCCTCGGGCGATGAAGCAAAATCTGTGGACTTGAAGAAAGTCTTCGACACGGTTGATGCGCTACCGGCGAGCGAAAAAGACATCGCGCCGCCAACGGTTGCAGCCCCTGCAACCACCGAACCGACGACCAAGAAAGGCGAGAAGGGCGCCAAGGCGACCAAACCGGCGAAACCGAGCAAGCCACCGGAAATGCCGGATGATTGA
- the ampC gene encoding class C beta-lactamase → MSFVNPSKVISCSAFGLLFGATACIAATPTDEQLQAVVKNAVTPVMQQQHIPGLAVAITVNGQAHYFNYGVAAKDTGQAVSENTLFEVGSVSKTYTATLAGYAQAIGKLEFSDKASQHWPELKGSAFDHISLLQLGTYSAGGLPLQFPEAADSSDKMLGYYQQWKPTFPAGSHRLYSNPSIGLFGYLAAKSLGQPFNQVMTETLLPKLGLKHTFLSVPASEQKLYAQGYDKNNKPIRVSPGALDSEAYGVKTSTADLLQYVEANLNTAKLETPLQKAIALTHTGYYTIGDMTQGLGWERYPYPISLERLQAGNSTEMTMQAHKVKWLASPQPEPANVLYNKTGATGGFGAYVAFVPSKDLGIVILANKNYPNAERVKIAHSIFSALTD, encoded by the coding sequence ATGTCCTTCGTCAATCCGAGTAAAGTCATTTCCTGCAGTGCCTTTGGCCTGCTTTTCGGCGCTACCGCGTGCATCGCCGCCACGCCCACCGACGAGCAACTGCAAGCCGTGGTGAAAAACGCCGTGACCCCGGTGATGCAGCAACAGCACATCCCTGGTCTGGCAGTTGCGATCACGGTTAACGGTCAAGCGCATTACTTTAACTACGGCGTTGCGGCCAAGGACACCGGGCAAGCGGTCAGCGAAAACACCCTGTTTGAAGTCGGCTCGGTGAGCAAGACCTACACCGCGACACTCGCCGGTTACGCACAAGCCATCGGCAAACTGGAGTTCTCCGACAAGGCCAGCCAGCACTGGCCCGAGCTGAAAGGCAGCGCTTTTGATCACATCAGCCTGCTGCAACTGGGCACCTACAGCGCCGGCGGCCTGCCACTGCAATTCCCGGAGGCTGCGGATTCTTCCGACAAAATGCTCGGCTATTACCAACAGTGGAAACCGACCTTTCCGGCCGGCAGCCATCGCCTCTACTCCAATCCGAGCATCGGCCTGTTCGGTTACCTGGCCGCAAAAAGTCTCGGCCAGCCGTTCAATCAGGTCATGACCGAAACCCTGCTGCCGAAACTCGGGCTCAAGCACACCTTCCTGTCGGTGCCGGCGTCTGAACAAAAGCTCTACGCCCAGGGCTACGACAAGAACAACAAACCGATTCGAGTCAGCCCCGGCGCCCTCGATTCCGAAGCCTACGGCGTGAAAACCAGCACCGCCGACCTGCTGCAATACGTCGAGGCCAACCTCAACACCGCCAAACTCGAAACACCCCTGCAAAAAGCCATCGCCCTTACCCACACCGGTTACTACACCATCGGCGACATGACCCAGGGTCTGGGCTGGGAACGCTACCCCTACCCGATCAGCCTCGAACGTCTGCAAGCCGGCAACTCCACGGAAATGACGATGCAAGCGCACAAGGTCAAATGGCTGGCCTCGCCACAGCCGGAACCGGCCAATGTGCTGTACAACAAAACCGGCGCCACCGGCGGCTTCGGTGCGTACGTGGCCTTCGTGCCGTCGAAAGACCTCGGCATCGTGATTCTGGCGAACAAGAACTACCCGAACGCGGAGCGAGTGAAGATTGCGCATAGCATCTTCAGCGCGCTGACTGACTGA